In Pseudomonas hamedanensis, a single window of DNA contains:
- a CDS encoding SfnB family sulfur acquisition oxidoreductase translates to MSSLADANVQSDLDIAPLLLPAQVLRNDAQAIQAARELAQVARVQAAKRDRQRKLPWSEIEQFTRSGLGSIAIPRAYGGPQVSFVTLAEVFAIISAADPALGQIPQNQFGILNLVLGSATEAQKKQLFQSVLEGWRIGNAGPERGTKNTLELKARITADGDDYLINGQKFYSTGALFAHWVAVKALNDDGKQVLAFVRRGTPGLRIVDDWSGFGQRTTASGTILLNNVRVDAALVVDNWKINESPNTQGAVSQLIQAAIDAGIARGAIDDAIDFVKTRARPWIDAKVERASDDLYVIADIGKLKIELHAAEALLRKAGQVLDQVHAAPLTAESAARASIAVAEAKVLTTEISLQASEKLFELAGSRATLAEFNLDRHWRNARVHTLHDPVRWKYHAVGAYRLNGTLPARHSWI, encoded by the coding sequence ATGTCCAGTCTGGCCGATGCAAACGTCCAGTCGGATCTGGACATCGCCCCACTGTTGTTGCCCGCACAAGTCTTGCGCAACGACGCCCAAGCCATCCAGGCCGCCCGGGAGCTGGCGCAGGTCGCCCGCGTACAGGCGGCCAAACGCGATCGCCAGCGCAAGCTGCCGTGGTCGGAAATCGAACAGTTCACCCGCAGCGGCCTGGGCAGTATTGCCATCCCGCGCGCTTACGGCGGCCCGCAGGTTTCGTTCGTGACGCTGGCCGAGGTGTTCGCAATCATTTCCGCCGCCGATCCGGCGCTGGGGCAGATTCCGCAGAACCAGTTCGGCATCCTCAATCTGGTGCTCGGCAGCGCCACCGAAGCGCAGAAGAAACAGCTGTTCCAGAGCGTTCTGGAAGGTTGGCGCATCGGTAATGCCGGCCCGGAGCGCGGCACTAAAAATACCCTGGAACTGAAAGCGCGAATCACCGCCGACGGCGACGATTACCTGATCAACGGCCAGAAGTTCTACTCCACCGGCGCTCTGTTTGCCCATTGGGTCGCGGTGAAAGCGCTCAACGATGACGGCAAGCAAGTGCTGGCCTTCGTCCGTCGTGGCACACCGGGTTTGCGCATCGTTGACGATTGGTCGGGCTTCGGCCAGCGCACCACCGCCAGCGGCACGATCTTACTCAACAACGTGCGCGTCGACGCGGCGTTGGTGGTCGACAACTGGAAGATCAACGAAAGCCCGAACACCCAGGGCGCCGTGTCGCAGTTGATCCAGGCAGCAATCGATGCCGGCATCGCCCGTGGCGCCATCGACGACGCCATCGACTTTGTGAAAACCCGCGCGCGGCCCTGGATCGATGCCAAGGTCGAGCGCGCCAGCGATGACCTCTACGTGATCGCCGACATCGGCAAACTGAAAATCGAACTGCACGCCGCCGAAGCGCTGCTGCGCAAGGCCGGGCAAGTGCTCGATCAGGTGCACGCCGCGCCGCTCACCGCCGAATCCGCCGCACGTGCCTCGATTGCGGTGGCCGAGGCGAAAGTGCTGACCACCGAAATCTCGCTGCAGGCCAGCGAAAAGCTTTTCGAACTGGCCGGCAGCCGCGCGACTCTCGCCGAATTCAATCTTGACCGCCACTGGCGCAACGCCCGCGTGCACACCCTGCACGACCCGGTGCGCTGGAAATACCACGCGGTCGGCGCCTATCGCCTGAACGGCACGTTGCCTGCTCGTCACTCCTGGATCTAA
- a CDS encoding SfnB family sulfur acquisition oxidoreductase, with product MTFSHPVAVITSDEQALIVASDLAEDFKRDSALRDRERRLPLAELEVFSRSGLWGISVPKAYGGAGVSNVTLARVIALIAQADGSLGQIPQNHFYALEVLRVNGSDEQKRRLYAEVLAGQRFGNALAELGTKTAHDRVTSLKRDGAGYRINGRKFYATGAIYAQRIPTSVVDEHGVQQLAFVPRDSKGLTVIDDWSGFGQRTTGSGSVLFEDVYVAADDVLPFQSAFERPTTVGPLAQILHAAIDTGIARAAYEDALHFVRSKTRPWIDSGNDNASQDPLTLKSFGHLSIRLHATEALLERAGEFLDAAQADTNAETVAAASIAVAEARAISTEISLAAGSTLFELAGSQATLSEHGLDRHWRNARVHTLHDPVRWKYHAVGNYYLNDEKPPLRGTI from the coding sequence ATGACTTTTTCTCACCCCGTCGCAGTCATCACCAGCGATGAGCAGGCGCTGATCGTCGCCAGCGACCTGGCCGAAGACTTCAAACGCGACAGTGCCCTGCGCGACCGCGAACGCCGCCTGCCCTTGGCGGAACTCGAAGTATTTTCCCGCTCCGGCCTGTGGGGCATCAGCGTGCCGAAGGCATATGGCGGCGCTGGCGTATCCAACGTCACCCTGGCCAGAGTCATCGCGCTGATCGCTCAGGCCGACGGCTCGCTGGGACAGATTCCGCAGAACCATTTCTACGCACTCGAAGTGCTGCGCGTGAATGGCAGCGACGAGCAGAAACGGCGGCTATACGCCGAAGTCCTCGCCGGCCAACGCTTCGGTAATGCGCTGGCGGAACTGGGCACCAAAACCGCCCACGACCGTGTCACCAGCCTCAAGCGTGACGGTGCTGGCTACCGCATCAATGGTCGCAAGTTCTACGCAACCGGCGCGATCTATGCGCAGCGCATTCCGACGTCCGTGGTCGATGAGCACGGCGTGCAGCAATTGGCTTTCGTCCCGCGCGACAGCAAAGGCCTGACCGTGATCGATGACTGGAGCGGCTTCGGCCAGCGCACCACCGGCAGCGGTTCGGTGCTGTTCGAGGATGTGTATGTAGCGGCTGACGATGTGCTGCCGTTCCAGAGCGCTTTCGAACGCCCGACCACCGTCGGTCCGCTCGCGCAGATTCTTCATGCCGCCATCGACACCGGTATTGCCCGCGCTGCTTACGAGGATGCGCTGCATTTTGTGCGCAGCAAGACGCGGCCATGGATCGATTCGGGGAACGACAACGCCAGCCAAGATCCGCTGACGCTGAAGAGCTTCGGCCACTTGAGCATTCGCCTGCACGCCACCGAAGCCCTGCTGGAACGCGCCGGCGAATTTCTCGATGCCGCGCAAGCCGACACCAATGCCGAGACCGTCGCCGCTGCCTCGATTGCCGTTGCCGAAGCACGGGCGATCAGCACAGAGATTTCTCTCGCCGCCGGCAGCACACTGTTCGAATTGGCTGGCAGCCAGGCCACCCTCAGCGAGCACGGCCTCGACCGTCACTGGCGCAACGCCCGGGTGCACACCCTGCACGACCCGGTGCGCTGGAAGTATCACGCGGTGGGCAACTACTACCTCAACGATGAAAAGCCGCCGCTGCGGGGGACAATCTGA
- a CDS encoding LLM class flavin-dependent oxidoreductase — protein MPAAKKKILLNAFNMNCIGHINHGLWTHPRDTSTRYNTIEYWTELAQLLERGLFDGLFIADIVGVYDVYQNSVDVTLKESIQLPVNDPLLLVSAMAAVTKNLGFGLTANLTYEPPYLFARRLSTLDHLSRGRVGWNIVTGYLDSAAKAMGLREQVEHDRRYDQADEYLEVLYKLWEGSWENGAVLNDREQRIYAQPDKVHKVEHTGEFYQVEGYHLCEPSPQRTPVLFQAGSSDRGLLFAGRHAECVFISGQNKPSTKVQVDKVRASAVEAGRNPEDVKVFMGLNVIVGATEEAAWAKHAEYLSYASAEAGVAHFSASTGIDFSQYQIDEPIQYVKSNAIQSATKNLQNNDWTRRKLLDQHALGGRYITVVGSPGQVADELEAWIAETGLDGFNLTRIVTPESYVDFIELVIPELQRRGSYKTAYDSGTLREKLFHAGAQLPEQHTGSSYRH, from the coding sequence ATGCCCGCTGCGAAAAAGAAGATCCTGCTCAATGCGTTCAACATGAACTGCATCGGTCATATCAACCACGGCTTGTGGACGCATCCGCGCGATACCTCGACCCGTTACAACACCATTGAATACTGGACCGAACTGGCGCAGTTGCTTGAGCGCGGGCTGTTCGACGGCTTGTTTATCGCCGACATCGTCGGCGTGTATGACGTCTACCAGAACTCGGTTGACGTGACGCTGAAAGAGTCGATCCAGTTACCGGTCAATGATCCGCTGCTGCTGGTTTCGGCAATGGCGGCCGTCACCAAAAATCTCGGTTTCGGCCTGACCGCCAACCTCACTTACGAGCCGCCGTATCTGTTCGCCCGACGCCTGTCGACGCTTGATCATTTGAGCCGTGGACGGGTCGGCTGGAATATCGTCACCGGTTATCTGGACAGCGCCGCCAAAGCCATGGGCTTGCGCGAACAGGTCGAACATGACCGCCGCTACGACCAGGCCGACGAGTACCTTGAGGTGCTTTACAAACTTTGGGAAGGCAGCTGGGAAAACGGCGCGGTGCTCAACGACCGCGAGCAGCGCATCTATGCGCAGCCCGACAAAGTGCACAAGGTCGAGCACACCGGCGAGTTCTATCAGGTCGAGGGTTATCACCTCTGCGAGCCCTCGCCGCAGCGCACACCGGTGCTGTTTCAGGCCGGCAGCTCCGATCGCGGTTTGCTCTTCGCCGGGCGTCATGCCGAGTGCGTGTTTATCAGCGGCCAGAACAAGCCATCGACCAAAGTACAGGTCGACAAGGTCCGCGCAAGCGCCGTCGAAGCCGGGCGCAACCCCGAAGACGTCAAGGTGTTCATGGGCCTCAACGTGATCGTCGGCGCCACCGAAGAAGCGGCGTGGGCCAAGCACGCCGAGTACCTGAGCTACGCCAGTGCCGAGGCAGGCGTGGCGCATTTTTCCGCATCGACCGGCATCGACTTTTCCCAATACCAGATCGACGAACCGATCCAGTACGTGAAGAGCAACGCCATTCAATCGGCGACGAAAAACCTGCAGAACAACGACTGGACCCGACGCAAGTTGCTCGACCAGCACGCGCTCGGTGGTCGCTACATCACCGTGGTCGGCTCGCCCGGGCAAGTCGCCGATGAGCTGGAAGCGTGGATCGCCGAAACCGGTCTCGACGGCTTCAACCTGACCCGCATTGTGACCCCGGAGAGCTACGTCGACTTTATCGAGCTGGTGATTCCGGAGCTGCAGCGGCGCGGGTCGTACAAGACCGCGTATGACAGTGGCACCTTGCGCGAGAAGTTGTTTCACGCGGGGGCGCAGTTACCTGAGCAACACACCGGATCTTCGTACAGACATTAA
- a CDS encoding MetQ/NlpA family ABC transporter substrate-binding protein, translating to MTQKLLSHPVKALALAFGLFSSAVFAADAPLKIGTTAAFAIPLEAAVEEASKQGLKVELVEFTDWIAPNVSLAAGDIDVNYFQHIPFLENAKAASGFDLVPFAPGIINNVGLYSKKYKSFDELPEGASVAIANDPINSGRGLQLLAKAGLITLKPGVGYKATEDDIVANPKKIKILQVEAVQLVRAYDDADLVQGYPAYIRLAKTFDAGSALLFDGLDHKEYVIQFVIQPKSKTDPRLIKFVDIYQHSPVVRAALDKAHGKLYQAGWES from the coding sequence ATGACCCAGAAACTCCTGTCCCACCCAGTCAAAGCACTGGCCCTGGCCTTCGGCCTGTTCAGTTCGGCGGTATTCGCCGCCGATGCACCGCTGAAAATCGGCACCACCGCCGCGTTTGCCATCCCTCTGGAAGCCGCCGTCGAGGAGGCCTCCAAACAAGGTCTGAAAGTCGAACTGGTGGAATTCACCGACTGGATCGCGCCCAACGTCAGCCTCGCCGCCGGCGACATCGACGTGAATTATTTCCAGCACATCCCGTTTCTGGAAAACGCCAAAGCCGCGTCAGGTTTTGACCTGGTGCCGTTCGCACCGGGAATCATCAACAACGTCGGCCTGTACTCAAAGAAATACAAAAGCTTCGATGAACTGCCCGAAGGCGCCAGCGTCGCCATCGCCAACGACCCGATCAACAGCGGTCGCGGCCTGCAACTGCTGGCCAAGGCCGGGTTGATCACGCTGAAACCGGGGGTGGGCTACAAAGCCACCGAGGATGACATCGTCGCCAACCCGAAAAAGATCAAGATTCTGCAAGTCGAAGCCGTGCAACTGGTGCGCGCCTATGACGATGCCGATCTGGTCCAGGGTTATCCGGCCTACATTCGTTTGGCGAAGACCTTCGATGCTGGCTCGGCACTGCTGTTCGACGGTCTCGACCACAAGGAATACGTGATTCAGTTCGTCATCCAGCCGAAAAGCAAAACCGACCCGCGCCTGATCAAGTTCGTCGACATCTACCAGCATTCACCGGTGGTGCGCGCGGCGCTGGATAAGGCCCACGGCAAGCTGTATCAAGCCGGCTGGGAAAGCTGA
- a CDS encoding methionine ABC transporter ATP-binding protein yields the protein MTAAIQRRLAIPEPHNAEKTELHPELNRAHVRFIGLGKTYNGGQGPVAALQGIDLAIQRGEVFGIIGRSGAGKSSLIRTINRLEQPTSGRVLIDQVDIGKFDEDRLVALRRRIGMIFQHFNLMSAKTVWQNVELPLKVAGVPKEQREKKVRELLELVGLQSKHKAYPAQLSGGQKQRVGIARALVHDPDILLCDEATSALDPETTQSILGLLREINKRLGLTIVLITHEMAVIREICDRVVVLEHGRIVEQGPVWEVFGNPQHEVSQTLLAPLQHALPEELQSRLLTQPTSCEAAVVLRLQFTGSAADEPDLAALFAALGGRVKLLQGGVERIQGHALGQLLLAVSGSSLDAGQLRESAGQWAQRVEVLGYVV from the coding sequence ATGACGGCCGCGATCCAACGGCGACTGGCCATTCCAGAGCCACACAACGCTGAAAAGACCGAGCTTCATCCTGAACTCAATCGCGCCCATGTGCGCTTCATCGGCCTGGGCAAAACCTATAACGGTGGGCAAGGCCCGGTCGCGGCATTGCAGGGCATCGATCTGGCGATTCAGCGCGGTGAGGTGTTCGGCATCATCGGCCGCAGCGGCGCTGGCAAATCGTCGCTGATCCGCACGATCAATCGTCTCGAACAACCGACCTCGGGCCGGGTGTTGATCGATCAGGTGGACATCGGCAAATTCGATGAAGACCGACTCGTCGCATTGCGCCGGCGTATCGGGATGATCTTCCAGCATTTCAATCTGATGTCGGCCAAGACCGTTTGGCAAAACGTCGAATTGCCGCTGAAAGTGGCGGGGGTGCCGAAAGAGCAACGCGAGAAAAAGGTCCGCGAATTGCTCGAGCTGGTTGGCCTGCAAAGCAAGCACAAGGCCTATCCGGCGCAACTGTCGGGCGGGCAGAAGCAGCGGGTCGGCATCGCCCGCGCGCTGGTGCATGACCCGGACATTTTGCTGTGCGACGAAGCCACTTCAGCGCTGGATCCGGAAACCACGCAATCGATCCTCGGCCTGCTGCGCGAGATCAACAAACGCCTGGGTCTGACCATCGTCTTGATCACCCATGAAATGGCGGTGATCCGTGAAATCTGCGACCGCGTGGTCGTGCTTGAGCACGGCCGTATCGTCGAGCAAGGCCCGGTCTGGGAAGTGTTTGGCAATCCGCAGCACGAGGTCAGCCAGACCTTGCTCGCACCGCTGCAACACGCGTTGCCGGAGGAGTTGCAGAGCCGTTTGCTGACGCAGCCAACCTCTTGCGAAGCGGCTGTGGTGTTGCGCTTGCAGTTCACTGGCAGTGCCGCTGATGAACCGGATCTGGCCGCATTATTTGCGGCGCTCGGTGGCCGGGTGAAGTTGCTTCAGGGCGGCGTTGAACGAATTCAGGGCCATGCGCTCGGGCAACTGTTGTTGGCCGTCAGCGGCTCATCGCTCGACGCCGGACAATTACGTGAAAGCGCCGGGCAGTGGGCGCAACGGGTGGAGGTACTGGGCTATGTGGTTTGA
- a CDS encoding methionine ABC transporter permease: MWFDRLLQGFIDTFLMVGVSSLIALLVGIPMAVILVTSDKGGIYEAPLLNRALGAFVNLFRSIPFLILMVALIPFTRLIVGTTYGVWAAVVPLTIAATPFFARIAEVSLREVDHGLIEAAQAMGCRRWHIVWHVLLPEALPGIVGGFTITLVTMINSSAMAGAIGAGGLGDIAYRYGYQRFDSQIMLTVIVLLVALVAVIQLGGDRLARGLNKR; encoded by the coding sequence ATGTGGTTTGATCGCTTGCTGCAGGGCTTTATCGATACGTTTTTGATGGTCGGCGTGTCTTCACTGATCGCGCTGCTGGTGGGGATTCCCATGGCAGTGATTCTGGTCACCAGCGACAAGGGCGGCATCTACGAGGCGCCGCTGTTGAACCGTGCGCTGGGCGCCTTCGTCAATCTGTTCCGCTCAATCCCGTTCCTGATTCTGATGGTTGCGCTGATTCCGTTCACCCGGTTGATCGTCGGCACCACTTACGGTGTGTGGGCGGCGGTGGTGCCGCTGACCATTGCCGCGACGCCATTTTTTGCACGGATTGCCGAAGTCAGTCTGCGCGAGGTAGACCATGGTCTGATCGAGGCCGCGCAAGCGATGGGCTGCCGGCGCTGGCACATCGTCTGGCATGTGTTGCTGCCTGAGGCGTTGCCGGGGATTGTCGGTGGTTTCACCATCACCCTGGTGACGATGATCAACTCCTCGGCCATGGCCGGTGCGATTGGTGCGGGCGGTTTGGGTGATATCGCTTATCGCTACGGCTATCAACGTTTTGACAGCCAGATCATGTTGACGGTGATCGTGTTGCTGGTGGCGTTAGTGGCGGTGATCCAGTTGGGTGGGGATCGGTTGGCGCGGGGGTTGAACAAGCGTTGA